The window GATCAACATCAACCTGCTGTTGTTGTTGCTCCTCATATTTCTCGTGTTCCGAAATCTGGTCAAACTGCTTTATGATCGCAAACGCAAAGTCATGGGTGCAAAATTGCGTACCCGCCTGGTCATGGCCTTTATGACCCTGACATTGCTGCCGTCCACGGTGTTGTTTCTTTTTTCAATCACCTTCATCACCAGCAGTATCGAGTTTTGGTTTAATGTGCCGGTTGAACAGGCCCTGGCAAACTCACTGCGCGTCGGGCACATGATATATGAGCGGGCCGAGCAGGAGAGCCGATTTCTGCTTGAACGTGTCGCCTATCAAATCGAAAAGAAGAACCTGTTCGCGGCCGACAAACAGGAAGCGTTGGCCAACTACATCCAGATCGTGCAGCGCGAGTTTAACTTGGACGCCATCGAGTCATACGACATGAAAGCCGAACGGTTGGCCTATGCGGTGGCCCCTGCGATAGAGCAAGAACCCTTCGGGCATATCGGGGCCAGCGATCTGCTTAAGCCCGCCTCAAACGACGGCGTTCAAACCATTTCAACCCAAATCACGCAAGGGGAATTGCTGCGAACGATCGGCACCGTTCCCTTCGGCGCGTCGGCCGAAAAAATCTCAGGTTTCGTGGTGATCTCCGTCTATGTCTCGAGCGACATTTCCGAGAGCATGGCATCCATTCAGCGCGGATTTGAAGAATATCAGCAGATCAGCCTCTTGAAACGCCCGATCCAGACCTTCTACTACATCACGCTGTCCGTGGTGGCGCTGCTCGTCGTGTTTTGCGCGGTGTGGCTGGGATTTTATATGGCCAAAACCATCACCATCCCCATTTTGCGCCTTGCCGACGGCACCCGCCGGGTGGCCGAAGGGGACTTGAGTTTTACTCTCGAAGTTCAAGCCGATGATGAAATCGGCAGTCTGGTGACGGCCTTCAATAAGATGACCCGCGATCTGCGTACCGGACGGGAGCAGCTCGAGCTTTCCGCTCAAATGCTTCGCGAGCAAAATATCGAGATCGAAGCCCGTCGACGCTACATGGAAATCGTGCTGAAGAATGTTTCCGCCGGTGTCATCACTCTGGACGCCAAGGGAGCGATCATCACCTTCAACACCTCGGCCGAACGCATGCTCGACTTGAAAGCCGGCGAAATACTCAATAAAAATTTCAAGACGCTCCTCAAAGGGCCGCATCTCAAACTGGCCGAAGAAATTATGGAGAACCTGCCCCAAAGCCAGAAAGAGACCATGGAGATTCCACTCCGCGTAGCCATCGGCGGACGCCCGAGGAGTTTTTTGGTCTACATCAATGCACTGAAGGATGAAAGCAACCAGCACGTCGGCATCGTCATGGTGATCGACGATCTCACCGAATTGGAAAAGGCGCAACGGATGGCCGCTTGGCGGGAGGTGGCCAGGCGAATTGCCCACGAAGTTAAAAACCCGCTCACACCGATCAGCCTGTCGGCGCAGCGGCTGAAACGAAAATACTCCGAACGGATTAATGAACCGGTGTTCGATGAGTGCACCCAGATGATCATCAACCACGTGGAGCTGATCCGCAATCTGGTCAATGAATTTTCAGCCTTCGCCCGTTTTCCGACCGCTGACCCCAAACCGTGTGACTTGGCCCCCCTCATCGAAGAGACGGTCGCGCTTTACAGGGAGGGACATACCAACATCGATTTTCAAATCGAGATACAAGATACCTTGCCGCCGATGAATCTCGACCGGCAGCAAATCAAACAGGCCATGATCAATCTGGTCGACAATGCCGTTTCGGCCATTCGCATCAAGGGGGTCGTGCGCATCATGGTGACCCACGACCCCATACTCAACATGGTGCGTATGGAGGTTACCGATGACGGCATGGGTATATCGGACGATGATAAAATCCGGCTCTTCGAACCCAATTTTTCGACCAAAAAGACCGGTATGGGATTAGGCCTGACCATCGTTAACAGTATCATCACCGACCATGGCGGCAGAATCAGCGTTCAGGATAATTTCCCCAAGGGAGCCAAATTCGTCGTTGAAATGCCTGTCTGATGGTAAAAAACAGCTCGGATGCAAAAAGCGTAAAAGGAAAGTGTATCATGTACCCAACCATACTCGTTGTTGATGACGAGCCCTCCATCCTCCAGTCTCTGCAGGGGATCTTGGCGGACGAGGGTTTTGAGGTAACCACCGCTTCCAACGGATACGAAGCGCTGCAGCAGATCGAAGCGGACGCGCCGGACTTGGTGTTGCTCGACATATGGATGCCCGGCATCGACGGCCTCGAGACGCTTAAAGAGATCAAAAAGAATCATCCCTATATTCAAGCGATCATGATCACTGGGCATGGCACCATCGAGACGGCGGTTCAGGCCACCAAGCTGGGTGCCTTTGATTTCATCGAAAAACCGCTGTCCATCGAAAAAGTGATCGTGGCCATCAACAACGCCCTGAACTTCCGGCGCCTGGAAGAAGAAAATCGATACCTGCGCAAAAAGACCATCGACAAGCATGCCATCACCGGAAACAGCGGTCCGATTCAAGCGCTGAAGGCCGCCATCGCCAGGGTCGCGCCCAGCGACAGCTGGGTCCTCATCAAGGGTGAGAACGGGACGGGGAAGGAGCTCGTGGCCAGAAACATTCATCATATGAGCCAGCGCGCCACCCAACCCCTCATCGCGGTCAACTGCGCCGCCATACCCGAAGAGCTGATCGAGAGCGAATTGTTCGGGCATGAAAAGGGAGCCTTCACAGGCGCTAACAGCAAGAAAATCGGAAAATTTCAACTTGCGGACAAAGGCACGCTCTTTCTGGACGAAATCGCCGACATGAGCCTGAAAACCCAGGCCAAAATTTTGCGCGTGCTTCAGGAAAAGCAGTTTCAACGTGTAGGCGGCAGCAGGACGCTGAATGTGGACGTACGCGTCATCGCCGCCACCAACAAAAACCTGGAAGAGGAAATCCGGCATGGCACTTTTCGCGAAGATCTCTACTATCGGCTCAATGTCGTGCCCATCGAGGTGCCGTGCCTTCGGGATCGGGCCGAGGACATCTCCACTTTGGTCGATGTCTTTCTGGCCGAGGCGGCGCAACAAAGCCGGGAGCCTAAAAAAAGCATGTCAGTGGAAGCGGTAGACCTGTTGAAGCAATACAGTTGGCCGGGTAATGTGAGGGAGTTGAAAAACCTCATCGAACGCCTGGTGATCATGAGTACGGATCAACACATTGGCGTGAAGGATCTGCCCAAGCCCTACAATCCCGGGACCGTGTCTCCGGGTTCCGAAAAAATCGAATCCCTCTTCAACATCCAGGAGTTAAAAGCGGCCAAGCAGCAATTCGAACAACATTTCATCCAGCGCAAACTGGTGGAAAACGAAAACAACATCACCCATACGGCCAAATCCATCGGCGTGGAACGCAGCTATTTGCATCGCAGAATCAAAAAGCTGTCCGAAGAAAACGACTAACTGCATGCGCATCATCGGCGGCACATTGCGAGGACGAAAACTGGTATCTTTGAGCGGCAGATCCATCCGCCCCACCTCCGACCGTGTCCGGGAAGCGCTGTTCAATATCCTGGGGTCCAATCCCGTGGGCGCCACCGTACTGGATCTGTTTGCCGGTACCGGCGCCCTGGGGATCGAAGCCTTGAGTCGCGGCGCGAGGCAGGCCGTCTTCATCGACAAGGCATCCGCAACGATTCAAGTCTTGCGCAAAAATATCGCCCTTTGCGGTTTTGAAACCCGCAGCCGGATCATTCAATGGGACATTGTGAAGAACCTGTCTTGCCTGCGCCCCTATCGCCAGGCCTTTGATCTGGTCTTTTTGGATCCGCCATATCATCAAAACATGGTCCAGCCGGCACTCTTGCATCTGATGCGTGAAAAGACGCTGGCCGCTGATGCCCGAATCGTTGTCGAGCAGGCTGCCAAAGGGGACGACCTGCCCGTTGTTCCGGAATTGACGTGCGACGATCAGCGACGCTATGGCGAGACCCTGCTCACCTTTTGGACGGTTGCCGCTGAGATTATTGCATCTTGAAACTTTCCATGCTAGAAGGTGCCCATCCACAGCCGACATCTGCGGTGATCTATCGCCCTGGTTATTGTATCCGACATGATGGAAGGATAATATGAAAAAAATCGCGATCTACCCCGGCTCGTTCGACCCCGTGACCTTCGGCCATATGGATATCGTTCAAAGAGGAAGAAAAATCTTTGACCACATCATCGTCGCCATCCTTAACAATCCCCAAAAAAAAGCCCTTTTTTCGATTGACGAACGGTTGGAAATGCTGCGGGAATGCATGAAAGATATCCCTGGCCTGTCGTTTGACAGTTTTGACGGTCTGCTGGTCGATTATGCGAAAACCCACGGTGCCTGTGCAATACTAAGAGGCATGCGCGCAGTATCCGACTTTGAAAAAGAGTTTCAGCTCGCCTTGATGAACCGCAAACTCAACCGGGAAATCGAAACCGTTTTTTTAATGACCGGCATGCGATGGTTCTTTACCAGTTCCTCGATCATCAAAGAGGCCGCCATTTTCGGCGGAGACATCACCGACATGGTTCCACCGCTGGTCAACGAGCGTGTCAAAGCGAAATACACCAAGACCCGATAGCCGACGTTTGCAACCCAATGGATCTATGGCAGCTTAAGATATTCTGCAAAGTACTCGAGCTGAAAAGCTTCTCCAAAGCCGGAGAAGCGGTTCACCTGTCGCAGCCGACGGTCAGCAGCCACATCAAGGACCTGGAGACCCATTTCGGCACCCAGCTCATCGATCGGTTGGCCCGCAATGCTTCTCCGACCAAAGCCGGCGAACTGCTCTACGATTATGCGCAACGGCTGATCGCCCTTCAACAGGAAACCGAAACCGCCCTGGCCGAATTTTTAGGAAAAATTAAAGGGCGACTGACCATCGGGGGCAGTACCATACCCGGCGGCTATCTCCTGCCCCAGCTGATCGGCGAGTTTTCCCGCACCTACCCTGACGTCCACATCGCCCTTGTCGTGGGCGATACATCGGAGATTCTGGACAAAATCAGCTCCGGAAACATCGAACTTGGCGTGGTCGGCGCCCGTTGTGACGACAGCCAGCTGGAGCAAACACCGCTGATGGAAGATGTATTGTGCGTGGTGGTGCCCAGCGACCACAAATGGGCCGGTCGTACCAGCGTGATCATGGCCGAACTGATCCAAGAGCCGTTTATCATCCGCGAAAGCGGATCCGGGACCCTGCGAGCTATCGAACAGCATCTCCAAAAAGCCAGCCACCATTTGGATGGATTCCATGTCGTGGCGGAAATGGGCAGCACCGAGGCCGTCCGCCAAAGTATCAAGAGCCATATCGGCATCTCGATTCTTTCGGCCATTGCCGTTGCGGCCGATGTGACCGCCGGCACGTTGAAAACCCTCACGGTTGAAGGACTCGACTTCAAACGCCATTTCTACCTCACCCGTCACAAGCACCGCACCCCATCTCCCCTGTGCAGCGCCTTCATGGCGTTTATCGAAAATCTCCACACTCAACCGTGAAACGGCGATTGGTTTCCTCGTTCATTCGATTGATCATTCGGGCCAAGGCACATCTGTTTACTTAAGGCCGGAAAATGGTTATGATTTCAATATAAAAAGAACTGTAATGAATTTTATTCTGCCGCGCACAGGTGGGCGTAAGTAAAATCCGGCTTTTTAAACGTCGAAGAAACACACAAGAACGAGCAGGTACACATGATGAAGATTACCTTTTCACCCAATGCCAGACTCGTTTTGGAAAAGCGCTATCTGGACAAAGACCCTTCGGGAAAAATCATCGAAACACCGGAAGAAATGATGCGGCGTGTTGCCCGCCATGTGGCCGAGGGAGACCGGGCCTTCGAATCTTCCGAGGTGGTAACCCAGTCCGAAGCGTCCTTTTTCGACCTGCTTTCCAAATTATGGTTCGTGCCCAACTCGCCCACCTTGATGAATGCCGGCCGCCGATTGGGACAATTGGCAGCCTGTTTCGTATTGCCGGTGGGCGACAGCATCGAGAGTATTTTCGATGCGGTGAAACACACGGCCATCATCCACAAATCGGGTGGTGGAACGGGATTTTCCTTTTCACATATCCGGCCGGCCAACGATACCGTGTCGAGCACCGCAGGGGTTTCCAGCGGACCGCTATCGTTTATCAACATTTTCGATACCGCCACCGAAGCGGTGAAACAAGGTGGTACGC is drawn from Desulfatitalea tepidiphila and contains these coding sequences:
- a CDS encoding sensor histidine kinase translates to MKTKLPDEEKRRRKRELILIFAIIPIVGLLAFILNRNIYFRTDFPVSNQILMFILININLLLLLLLIFLVFRNLVKLLYDRKRKVMGAKLRTRLVMAFMTLTLLPSTVLFLFSITFITSSIEFWFNVPVEQALANSLRVGHMIYERAEQESRFLLERVAYQIEKKNLFAADKQEALANYIQIVQREFNLDAIESYDMKAERLAYAVAPAIEQEPFGHIGASDLLKPASNDGVQTISTQITQGELLRTIGTVPFGASAEKISGFVVISVYVSSDISESMASIQRGFEEYQQISLLKRPIQTFYYITLSVVALLVVFCAVWLGFYMAKTITIPILRLADGTRRVAEGDLSFTLEVQADDEIGSLVTAFNKMTRDLRTGREQLELSAQMLREQNIEIEARRRYMEIVLKNVSAGVITLDAKGAIITFNTSAERMLDLKAGEILNKNFKTLLKGPHLKLAEEIMENLPQSQKETMEIPLRVAIGGRPRSFLVYINALKDESNQHVGIVMVIDDLTELEKAQRMAAWREVARRIAHEVKNPLTPISLSAQRLKRKYSERINEPVFDECTQMIINHVELIRNLVNEFSAFARFPTADPKPCDLAPLIEETVALYREGHTNIDFQIEIQDTLPPMNLDRQQIKQAMINLVDNAVSAIRIKGVVRIMVTHDPILNMVRMEVTDDGMGISDDDKIRLFEPNFSTKKTGMGLGLTIVNSIITDHGGRISVQDNFPKGAKFVVEMPV
- a CDS encoding sigma-54-dependent transcriptional regulator, whose protein sequence is MYPTILVVDDEPSILQSLQGILADEGFEVTTASNGYEALQQIEADAPDLVLLDIWMPGIDGLETLKEIKKNHPYIQAIMITGHGTIETAVQATKLGAFDFIEKPLSIEKVIVAINNALNFRRLEEENRYLRKKTIDKHAITGNSGPIQALKAAIARVAPSDSWVLIKGENGTGKELVARNIHHMSQRATQPLIAVNCAAIPEELIESELFGHEKGAFTGANSKKIGKFQLADKGTLFLDEIADMSLKTQAKILRVLQEKQFQRVGGSRTLNVDVRVIAATNKNLEEEIRHGTFREDLYYRLNVVPIEVPCLRDRAEDISTLVDVFLAEAAQQSREPKKSMSVEAVDLLKQYSWPGNVRELKNLIERLVIMSTDQHIGVKDLPKPYNPGTVSPGSEKIESLFNIQELKAAKQQFEQHFIQRKLVENENNITHTAKSIGVERSYLHRRIKKLSEEND
- the rsmD gene encoding 16S rRNA (guanine(966)-N(2))-methyltransferase RsmD, whose translation is MRIIGGTLRGRKLVSLSGRSIRPTSDRVREALFNILGSNPVGATVLDLFAGTGALGIEALSRGARQAVFIDKASATIQVLRKNIALCGFETRSRIIQWDIVKNLSCLRPYRQAFDLVFLDPPYHQNMVQPALLHLMREKTLAADARIVVEQAAKGDDLPVVPELTCDDQRRYGETLLTFWTVAAEIIAS
- the coaD gene encoding pantetheine-phosphate adenylyltransferase, producing MKKIAIYPGSFDPVTFGHMDIVQRGRKIFDHIIVAILNNPQKKALFSIDERLEMLRECMKDIPGLSFDSFDGLLVDYAKTHGACAILRGMRAVSDFEKEFQLALMNRKLNREIETVFLMTGMRWFFTSSSIIKEAAIFGGDITDMVPPLVNERVKAKYTKTR
- a CDS encoding selenium metabolism-associated LysR family transcriptional regulator → MDLWQLKIFCKVLELKSFSKAGEAVHLSQPTVSSHIKDLETHFGTQLIDRLARNASPTKAGELLYDYAQRLIALQQETETALAEFLGKIKGRLTIGGSTIPGGYLLPQLIGEFSRTYPDVHIALVVGDTSEILDKISSGNIELGVVGARCDDSQLEQTPLMEDVLCVVVPSDHKWAGRTSVIMAELIQEPFIIRESGSGTLRAIEQHLQKASHHLDGFHVVAEMGSTEAVRQSIKSHIGISILSAIAVAADVTAGTLKTLTVEGLDFKRHFYLTRHKHRTPSPLCSAFMAFIENLHTQP